GCGTCGAATGGACGAGGTGGAGCGCCTGCTGAGGGGCGTTCCCGAAGTCTACGACGCTTTGGAAGTTGTGCGGGAGGAAAACACAAAGCACTCCCAGTACGCCACCGCCATGGAGAATCTGAAGCACATCTTCAACGTAGATGCCAGCGTACAAAAGACGATGGCGCTGATCGAGGATGATAAGCTGCTTAATGCCCATCAGTGCCTGGCGGATCTGGAGAATTCGCGGGATGATCTTCTCTACGAACTGCACAAGCAGCCCAAGCAGCATGCGTCCGACAAGATCACCCTAAAGCGTCACTTCGAGAAGGTTGACACGGTATCCCAAGAGCTGGAGAAAAAGCTGCGACTCATTCTTAGCCGCACGCTGAACACTCTGCGCAAGAAGCCCACCATCATCGTTACCGCCCTACGCATCATAGAGCGGGAAGAGAAAAACGACCAGTTCgcgttgcagcagcaaaaggTCACAGGATTCCTGCCGCCTGGAAGACCAAAGGCTTGGCGCCGCATGATCATGGACGTGCTACAACAGTCGGTGATAACGCGCATAGAGGGATCCAAGCTAGAGGAGCGGGCCGATAACAAGATGTGGTTAGTACGAGACCTGGAGATATTGCGTCAAATCATTCTCGAGGATCTGCGCGTTGTGAAGTCCCTTTGTGTGCCCTGCTTCCCGCCGCACTACGACATTTTCGGCGAATATGTCAAGTTCTATCACGAAGGACTTTCTAGCTATGTGAGTAATCGTcaatcatttaaattgattaatgTTTTTATACCACTAATATTTACTAATTCCAGCTTGACAACATTGTGCGCTCGGGCTTGGAGGGCAATGAATATGTATCAATGATGGCTTGGGTTACACACACCTATCCTGGCGTCGAGCTGATGTCCCATCCGGATCTTAATGTGGATGTACACCGACAGATAGGTACTCTGCTGCGTCCGGAACATCTCAAAGCGCTGGAAGATGAATATCTGCAAAATATGCAGAGAAACTTCCAGGAATGGATGACCAAGGCCGCAGAAACGGAGAAGCAGGAGTGGTTTACTGAGACGGTGCCCGATCAGGATGAGGAGTACTACCACACTTCAGCGCCTGTCATCATATTCCAGATGATCGACCAGCATCTGCAGGTGACCAACACAATTCATCAGGAACTGACGTTCAAGGCGTTGGTAATGAGCATTCAGCAGGTGGAGATCTTTGGCCAGACATATCTTAAGAACGTAATCGAGCTGAAGGAACACCATTTTCGCAATCGGGACCAGATCAAATACTTCACTCACTACATCATCACCATCGTGAATAACAGTCAGCAAATGGTTGAACTGGCGCAGCAGATGAAACAACTCTACTGGCCCAAGTCACGTACTGAGCATTATGAGGATTTCGAACGTTTGCTTGCCACATTCCAGCGGATCCGGGCTCATGCCGCAAGTTACTTGCTGGAGGAAGCCTTCCTGGACATGGAGTGTCACTTTAACGACCTATTCACTGCCAAGTGGCTGGCCAGTAACATTGCCGTGGACACCATTTGTGTAACGCTGGACGATTACTTCCAGGACTATAATCACCTGCGACCCAATAACTTCGAGATGGTCATCAACGAGGCCCAGAAGCTGCTGGCCAAGCGCTACATTAGGGCACTGCTATCCAAGCGACTGTCTAAGCCACGGGCCGAGTGCGATGCCATTACGCGAAAAATCAAGACCGAAGCCAAGCGGTTTAAGCTCTTCTTTGAGAAAATCGCGCCGAAGATTTCCCTCAGCGACTCTCCATTGGATCTTATATCCACGCTATCGGCACTGCTTAGCTCGGATATCGAACTGCTCGTCTTGGACCTGCACACCTTGCTGGGCAGCTATCCGTCTCTGAACGAGGACCACCTGGTACGGCTCTTTTACATTCGCAACGATGTGAAGGCGGCCGAGGTGCGCGAGAAGGTGCAGGATGCCATGAAGTCGAAGAAGGCAATGGTCAGCATCGCCAAGCAGGATTGCATCTTCAAGGAGATCGTGTTCAGCGACAAACTGTGGTAGACCTTGGAGTATAGTTCCCAACCCATTCCGCATGTCCCTTTCTGTTCAGTATCGTATTTACTCTTAAGCTGCGATTGTAATATTATTGTGCTTtatcaacaaataaattattgtataAATAATCGAAGAAGTTCTAAGGAAAGTAAGAATATCCATCGTTTCaatgcatatatgtatcgTTACTTTTGAAGGGTTCCGTTTTCTAGCCGTTTAATAGCTAGAGCTCCATCACTGTCGGCGAATGTAGTGTTGTAACGgtcgaaatatttaattaccgGCTAGGCGATAACATCTGGCAGGAGTATATATATTCGCGACGGTCTCTCTCCACGTGTCAGTCAGTTCCCAACGATCCTCCTACCCAGACAAGATGAGCTACAGAGTCCAGCCGAGCGGCTTCGCCACCAAGTCCATCCACTCGGGCCAGAGCCCCGACCAGTGGAAGAGTGCTGCCGTGATTCCGCCGATATCGCTGAGCACCACCTTCAAGCAAGATGCACCGGGCGAGCACAGGGGCTATGAGTACTCCCGCAGTGGAAATCCCACTAGGAACGTGCTGGAGACGTGCTTCGCCGCCTTGGATAATGCCAAATACGGCCTCACGTTCTCATCGGGATTGGGAGCCACCACCGCTGTGCTAACTATGCTGAGCAGCGGCGATCACATCATCATGGGCGACGATGTTTACGGA
The sequence above is drawn from the Drosophila melanogaster chromosome 2R genome and encodes:
- the Sec6 gene encoding secretory 6, which encodes MDLQQLEEQARQAALKDIQNMLQRPGQLEKVEQYRHRIARKKASVEALLKTGMQGQLDGVRVGLKQLETCMQDVREVRRRMDEVERLLRGVPEVYDALEVVREENTKHSQYATAMENLKHIFNVDASVQKTMALIEDDKLLNAHQCLADLENSRDDLLYELHKQPKQHASDKITLKRHFEKVDTVSQELEKKLRLILSRTLNTLRKKPTIIVTALRIIEREEKNDQFALQQQKVTGFLPPGRPKAWRRMIMDVLQQSVITRIEGSKLEERADNKMWLVRDLEILRQIILEDLRVVKSLCVPCFPPHYDIFGEYVKFYHEGLSSYLDNIVRSGLEGNEYVSMMAWVTHTYPGVELMSHPDLNVDVHRQIGTLLRPEHLKALEDEYLQNMQRNFQEWMTKAAETEKQEWFTETVPDQDEEYYHTSAPVIIFQMIDQHLQVTNTIHQELTFKALVMSIQQVEIFGQTYLKNVIELKEHHFRNRDQIKYFTHYIITIVNNSQQMVELAQQMKQLYWPKSRTEHYEDFERLLATFQRIRAHAASYLLEEAFLDMECHFNDLFTAKWLASNIAVDTICVTLDDYFQDYNHLRPNNFEMVINEAQKLLAKRYIRALLSKRLSKPRAECDAITRKIKTEAKRFKLFFEKIAPKISLSDSPLDLISTLSALLSSDIELLVLDLHTLLGSYPSLNEDHLVRLFYIRNDVKAAEVREKVQDAMKSKKAMVSIAKQDCIFKEIVFSDKLW